A DNA window from Cydia splendana chromosome 24, ilCydSple1.2, whole genome shotgun sequence contains the following coding sequences:
- the LOC134802313 gene encoding reticulocyte-binding protein homolog 1-like isoform X1, producing MIYLQEIDFNLCRYMCEMKTIVCVVVASVLVNTVMTVEQKHVNIALEAVMNFSGKRDKSSGLEVIDKVENALEKIKQGIESRKRYEPGNGRRSARDPDITFTDFVSEAAKILKNYNDNDLEDVFAVIGDETRRYINRNSELHELFGSGNMRRHLSEKLEDFRDMQADMLRDYLSAAIIAVENKKYNGEKNDLLDIGDFVYIGGHDKLRAVLRDLEKIGRSTDVRLDDVLRHTLRSFIFDHFNKLNDNIKHELIDMAKDYWRVSSSKRWKRRKRPTTFTSLEEDESTSKNYRHVYRKGLSFNVQTRQESSDIRPIQRTKKTHNASHHVNKRFNYKNRVQKDREVVTGSTKLYKYPNHTRSTLSDEDTTPPFEPESENKTEVENNKGKKSSKTSRRYKKKNKFTPSMAQTKRPKHSKDGEKPIDSPYSDLMLLTGGRNVQSVDLRGQSTEETYENYREPDKTKEEKQLSIVFSHHPTTAKYLSVERFLTIKKKNVPKAKEEKDDRRVVCVTVANISAEGLISLSAESSGNDYDLYKLENDRNLTNDRKLGKDYKIKNNHEPTNDHVFKNDGILEDKVINIYIKNDTIKIENSKVKNDSELENKSKLINDRELENKVIRKYTKNNTLEIEDSDTENDSGLEIDRKLENRRVIKKYIKNDTLEIENSEAENDSGLEIDHKLEDKVIRKYIKNDPLNIENSEAENYSTNDSELKNDRKLENKATRKYIKNDTLEIENSEAPIDVKNMFKNIKKQMAEVKEQVPEGFKNDRELDSKVTRKNNKNDTLRIDNPEASIYLKSMINNIQKQIDDVKKHIHEGIGNIREFVNDSKLENKVIRKYIKNDTFKFNNSEAPTDVEYMMDNIEKQIDGVNEQVDYVKNLRNIDDKLSKQNLRANSEKVYLRSSNSKHKHHYADSESLERDNKEYFTRVLSSESSSSIEITNKSSLAFRANYDTNYADVTETKINDNKRTKSVIVDKPSNTSAIGHRISKINFLSSKIKENVTVKDSFEEANKSISYDESKTAFDKNKTQEIKINDGDTKPFINMTINEIDTTTENITTS from the exons ATGATTTATTTGCAAGAAATCGATTtcaatttatgtaggtatatgtgtgAAATGAAGACTATCGTGTGCGTAGTGGTGGCTAGTGTtttgg TAAACACAGTTATGACGGTGGAGCAAAAACATGTGAACATAGCTCTCGAGGCAGTAATGAATTTCAGCGGTAAAAGAGATAAATCATCAGGCCTTGAAGTCATCGACAAAGTGGAAAACgctttagaaaaaataaaacaaggtaTTGAATCCCGAAAACGGTACGAACCCGGAAACGGAAGGAGAAGTGCTCGTGATCCTGACATTACATTTACTGATTTTGTATCAGAAGCTGCTAAGATATTGAAAAACTACAACGATAATGACCTTGAAGATGTGTTTGCTGTCATTGGAGATGAAACAAGGAGATACATTAACAGAAATTCTGAGTTACATGAGTTGTTTGGTAGTGGCAATATGAGAAGACATCTAAGCGAGAAATTGGAAGATTTTAGAGATATGCAGGCTGATATGTTGCGTGATTATTTAAGCGCAGCCATTATTGCagttgaaaataaaaagtataatgGAGAAAAAAATGATTTACTTGACATTGGAGATTTtgtgtacatcggtggacatgATAAGTTGAGAGCAGTACTAAGAGATCTAGAAAAAATAGGAAGATCAACAGATGTGCGTTTAGATGACGTGTTGAGACATACATTGAGATCATTCATTTTTGATCATTTTAATAAACTCAACGATAACATTAAACACGAACTGATAGATATGGCCAAAGATTACTGGAGAGTATCAAGTAGCAAAAGATGGAAACGAAGAAAACGTCCAACAACGTTTACTTCACTAGAAGAGGATGAATCTACAAGTAAAAATTATAGACACGTTTATAGAAAGGGACTAAGTTTTAATGTACAAACGCGACAAGAAAGTAGTGATATACGCCCAATTCAAAGAactaaaaaaacgcacaatgcTAGCCATCATGTAAATAAAAGGTTTAATTATAAAAACAGAGTCCAAAAGGACAGGGAAGTAGTCACAGGTTCTACTAAATTATACAAATATCCGAACCATACCAGATCAACCCTTTCTGATGAAGACACAACTCCTCCCTTTGAAcctgaatctgaaaacaaaactgAAGTTGAAAATAATAAAGGTAAAAAGTCCTCAAAGACATCGAGAagatacaaaaagaaaaataagTTTACACCTTCAATGGCCCAAACTAAAAGACCGAAACATTCGAAAGATGGCGAAAAACCTATAGATTCACCGTATTCAGATTTAATGTTGCTAACAGGCGGACGGAATGTCCAATCCGTTGATTTACGAGGCCAGTCAACTGAAGAGACATATGAAAACTATAGAGAACCGGATAAGACAAAAGAAGAAAAACAATTGTCGATTGTCTTCAGTCATCATCCCACCACGGCAAAGTATTTATCCGTAGAAAG GTTTCTAacgataaagaaaaaaaatgtaccgAAGGCGAAAGAAGAAAAAGACGATAGAAGAGTCGTCTGTGTTACCGTGGCAAATATATCAGCTGAAGGTTTAATAAGTTTAAGTGCAGAAAGTTCTGGAAATGACTATGATCTCTATAAACTTGAAAACGACCGTAATCTTACAAACGATCGTAAATTAGGAAAAgactataaaattaaaaacaaccaTGAACCAACAAACGACCATGTATTTAAAAATGACGGTATTCTTGAAGACAAAGTGATAAATATATATATCAAAAACGACACAATTAAGATTGAGAATTCAAAAGTTAAAAACGACAGTGAACttgaaaataaaagtaaacttaTAAATGACCGTGAACTTGAAAATAAAGTCATAAGGAAATATACCAAAAATAACACATTGGAAATTGAGGATTCAGATACGGAAAACGACAGTGGACTTGAAATCGACCGTAAACTTGAAAACAGACGAGTTATAAAGAAATATATCAAAAACGATACATTAGAAATTGAGAACTCAGAAGCTGAAAACGACAGTGGACTTGAAATCGACCATAAACTTGAGGACAAAGTCATCAGGAAATATATCAAAAACGACCCATTAAATATTGAGAATTCTGAAGCTGAAAACTACAGTACAAACGATAGCGAACTGAAAAATGACCGTAAACTTGAAAACAAAGCCACGAggaaatatattaagaacgatACATTAGAAATTGAGAATTCAGAAGCACCTATTGAtgtgaaaaatatgtttaaaaacataaaaaagcaAATGGCTGAAGTAAAGGAACAAGTCCCCGAAGGCTTTAAAAACGACCGTGAACTAGATAGCAAAGTCACcaggaaaaataacaaaaacgaTACATTAAGAATTGATAATCCAGAAGCTTCTAtttatttgaaaagtatgattaataacatacaaaagcaaatagATGATGTAAAGAAACACATTCACGAAGGCATTGGAAACATCCGTGAATTTGTAAACGACAGTAAACTTGAAAACAAAGTCATCAGGAAATATATCAAAAACGATACATTCAAATTTAATAATTCAGAAGCTCCAACAGACGTTGAATATATGATGGATAATATAGAAAAGCAAATAGATGGTGTAAACGAGCAAGTTGACTACGTAAAAAATCTGAGGAATATCGATGATAAGTTAAGTAAGCAAAACTTGAGAGCTAACAGTGAAAAAGTTTATTTAAGGTCATCAAACAGTAAACACAAACATCACTACGCAGATTCAGAGTCGCTTGAGAGAGATAACAAAGAATATTTTACACGCGTTCTTAGTTCTGAAAGTTCAAGTAGCATTGAAATTACCAACAAATCTAGTTTAGCGTTTAGAGCTAATTATGATACAAATTACGCTGATGTTactgaaacaaaaataaatgataataagAGAACAAAATCAGTAATTGTGGATAAACCTTCGAATACATCAGCAATCGGTCACAGAATAAGCAAAATCAACTTTTTATCGAGCAAAATTAAAGAAAATGTTACAGTTAAAGATAGCTTTGAGGAAGCTAATAAAAGTATCTCGTATGACGAAAGTAAAACTGcatttgataaaaataaaacacaagagattaaaataaatgatgGTGATACCAAACCTTTTATTAACATGACAATAAATGAAATAGATACTACCACAGAAAATATTACGACTAGTTAA
- the LOC134802313 gene encoding reticulocyte-binding protein homolog 1-like isoform X2, which translates to MKAVVFIAVASIIVNTVMTVEQKHVNIALEAVMNFSGKRDKSSGLEVIDKVENALEKIKQGIESRKRYEPGNGRRSARDPDITFTDFVSEAAKILKNYNDNDLEDVFAVIGDETRRYINRNSELHELFGSGNMRRHLSEKLEDFRDMQADMLRDYLSAAIIAVENKKYNGEKNDLLDIGDFVYIGGHDKLRAVLRDLEKIGRSTDVRLDDVLRHTLRSFIFDHFNKLNDNIKHELIDMAKDYWRVSSSKRWKRRKRPTTFTSLEEDESTSKNYRHVYRKGLSFNVQTRQESSDIRPIQRTKKTHNASHHVNKRFNYKNRVQKDREVVTGSTKLYKYPNHTRSTLSDEDTTPPFEPESENKTEVENNKGKKSSKTSRRYKKKNKFTPSMAQTKRPKHSKDGEKPIDSPYSDLMLLTGGRNVQSVDLRGQSTEETYENYREPDKTKEEKQLSIVFSHHPTTAKYLSVERFLTIKKKNVPKAKEEKDDRRVVCVTVANISAEGLISLSAESSGNDYDLYKLENDRNLTNDRKLGKDYKIKNNHEPTNDHVFKNDGILEDKVINIYIKNDTIKIENSKVKNDSELENKSKLINDRELENKVIRKYTKNNTLEIEDSDTENDSGLEIDRKLENRRVIKKYIKNDTLEIENSEAENDSGLEIDHKLEDKVIRKYIKNDPLNIENSEAENYSTNDSELKNDRKLENKATRKYIKNDTLEIENSEAPIDVKNMFKNIKKQMAEVKEQVPEGFKNDRELDSKVTRKNNKNDTLRIDNPEASIYLKSMINNIQKQIDDVKKHIHEGIGNIREFVNDSKLENKVIRKYIKNDTFKFNNSEAPTDVEYMMDNIEKQIDGVNEQVDYVKNLRNIDDKLSKQNLRANSEKVYLRSSNSKHKHHYADSESLERDNKEYFTRVLSSESSSSIEITNKSSLAFRANYDTNYADVTETKINDNKRTKSVIVDKPSNTSAIGHRISKINFLSSKIKENVTVKDSFEEANKSISYDESKTAFDKNKTQEIKINDGDTKPFINMTINEIDTTTENITTS; encoded by the exons TAAACACAGTTATGACGGTGGAGCAAAAACATGTGAACATAGCTCTCGAGGCAGTAATGAATTTCAGCGGTAAAAGAGATAAATCATCAGGCCTTGAAGTCATCGACAAAGTGGAAAACgctttagaaaaaataaaacaaggtaTTGAATCCCGAAAACGGTACGAACCCGGAAACGGAAGGAGAAGTGCTCGTGATCCTGACATTACATTTACTGATTTTGTATCAGAAGCTGCTAAGATATTGAAAAACTACAACGATAATGACCTTGAAGATGTGTTTGCTGTCATTGGAGATGAAACAAGGAGATACATTAACAGAAATTCTGAGTTACATGAGTTGTTTGGTAGTGGCAATATGAGAAGACATCTAAGCGAGAAATTGGAAGATTTTAGAGATATGCAGGCTGATATGTTGCGTGATTATTTAAGCGCAGCCATTATTGCagttgaaaataaaaagtataatgGAGAAAAAAATGATTTACTTGACATTGGAGATTTtgtgtacatcggtggacatgATAAGTTGAGAGCAGTACTAAGAGATCTAGAAAAAATAGGAAGATCAACAGATGTGCGTTTAGATGACGTGTTGAGACATACATTGAGATCATTCATTTTTGATCATTTTAATAAACTCAACGATAACATTAAACACGAACTGATAGATATGGCCAAAGATTACTGGAGAGTATCAAGTAGCAAAAGATGGAAACGAAGAAAACGTCCAACAACGTTTACTTCACTAGAAGAGGATGAATCTACAAGTAAAAATTATAGACACGTTTATAGAAAGGGACTAAGTTTTAATGTACAAACGCGACAAGAAAGTAGTGATATACGCCCAATTCAAAGAactaaaaaaacgcacaatgcTAGCCATCATGTAAATAAAAGGTTTAATTATAAAAACAGAGTCCAAAAGGACAGGGAAGTAGTCACAGGTTCTACTAAATTATACAAATATCCGAACCATACCAGATCAACCCTTTCTGATGAAGACACAACTCCTCCCTTTGAAcctgaatctgaaaacaaaactgAAGTTGAAAATAATAAAGGTAAAAAGTCCTCAAAGACATCGAGAagatacaaaaagaaaaataagTTTACACCTTCAATGGCCCAAACTAAAAGACCGAAACATTCGAAAGATGGCGAAAAACCTATAGATTCACCGTATTCAGATTTAATGTTGCTAACAGGCGGACGGAATGTCCAATCCGTTGATTTACGAGGCCAGTCAACTGAAGAGACATATGAAAACTATAGAGAACCGGATAAGACAAAAGAAGAAAAACAATTGTCGATTGTCTTCAGTCATCATCCCACCACGGCAAAGTATTTATCCGTAGAAAG GTTTCTAacgataaagaaaaaaaatgtaccgAAGGCGAAAGAAGAAAAAGACGATAGAAGAGTCGTCTGTGTTACCGTGGCAAATATATCAGCTGAAGGTTTAATAAGTTTAAGTGCAGAAAGTTCTGGAAATGACTATGATCTCTATAAACTTGAAAACGACCGTAATCTTACAAACGATCGTAAATTAGGAAAAgactataaaattaaaaacaaccaTGAACCAACAAACGACCATGTATTTAAAAATGACGGTATTCTTGAAGACAAAGTGATAAATATATATATCAAAAACGACACAATTAAGATTGAGAATTCAAAAGTTAAAAACGACAGTGAACttgaaaataaaagtaaacttaTAAATGACCGTGAACTTGAAAATAAAGTCATAAGGAAATATACCAAAAATAACACATTGGAAATTGAGGATTCAGATACGGAAAACGACAGTGGACTTGAAATCGACCGTAAACTTGAAAACAGACGAGTTATAAAGAAATATATCAAAAACGATACATTAGAAATTGAGAACTCAGAAGCTGAAAACGACAGTGGACTTGAAATCGACCATAAACTTGAGGACAAAGTCATCAGGAAATATATCAAAAACGACCCATTAAATATTGAGAATTCTGAAGCTGAAAACTACAGTACAAACGATAGCGAACTGAAAAATGACCGTAAACTTGAAAACAAAGCCACGAggaaatatattaagaacgatACATTAGAAATTGAGAATTCAGAAGCACCTATTGAtgtgaaaaatatgtttaaaaacataaaaaagcaAATGGCTGAAGTAAAGGAACAAGTCCCCGAAGGCTTTAAAAACGACCGTGAACTAGATAGCAAAGTCACcaggaaaaataacaaaaacgaTACATTAAGAATTGATAATCCAGAAGCTTCTAtttatttgaaaagtatgattaataacatacaaaagcaaatagATGATGTAAAGAAACACATTCACGAAGGCATTGGAAACATCCGTGAATTTGTAAACGACAGTAAACTTGAAAACAAAGTCATCAGGAAATATATCAAAAACGATACATTCAAATTTAATAATTCAGAAGCTCCAACAGACGTTGAATATATGATGGATAATATAGAAAAGCAAATAGATGGTGTAAACGAGCAAGTTGACTACGTAAAAAATCTGAGGAATATCGATGATAAGTTAAGTAAGCAAAACTTGAGAGCTAACAGTGAAAAAGTTTATTTAAGGTCATCAAACAGTAAACACAAACATCACTACGCAGATTCAGAGTCGCTTGAGAGAGATAACAAAGAATATTTTACACGCGTTCTTAGTTCTGAAAGTTCAAGTAGCATTGAAATTACCAACAAATCTAGTTTAGCGTTTAGAGCTAATTATGATACAAATTACGCTGATGTTactgaaacaaaaataaatgataataagAGAACAAAATCAGTAATTGTGGATAAACCTTCGAATACATCAGCAATCGGTCACAGAATAAGCAAAATCAACTTTTTATCGAGCAAAATTAAAGAAAATGTTACAGTTAAAGATAGCTTTGAGGAAGCTAATAAAAGTATCTCGTATGACGAAAGTAAAACTGcatttgataaaaataaaacacaagagattaaaataaatgatgGTGATACCAAACCTTTTATTAACATGACAATAAATGAAATAGATACTACCACAGAAAATATTACGACTAGTTAA